One region of Olleya sp. Hel_I_94 genomic DNA includes:
- a CDS encoding porin family protein, translating into MNTKHISTLLIALFLATASQAQLFTKEKVKNLETVDKATLSWGYYLGFNNLDFKFDYNNNLGDIQTERTIGFNVGLLGNVRINDYFDVRFEPGLVISQRNLMYPENYFDGFDEEITDSDLLREVKSTYVYFPLLLKMSTKRINNFKPFVLAGVSTAINLSSNEKNPDDNSAGDFRMVKNMQFFELGFGIDFYLDRFKFTPSIRGVFAMQDELVRDKDINSPWTGNISQMQTRGIFINFTVQ; encoded by the coding sequence ATGAATACAAAACATATATCAACCTTACTGATTGCTCTATTTTTAGCCACAGCTTCTCAAGCGCAGCTTTTCACTAAAGAAAAAGTAAAAAACCTAGAAACTGTAGATAAAGCAACATTAAGTTGGGGTTATTATTTAGGATTTAATAACTTAGATTTTAAATTTGACTACAATAATAATCTTGGCGATATACAAACAGAACGCACGATTGGTTTTAATGTAGGTTTATTAGGTAACGTGCGTATTAACGATTATTTTGATGTCCGTTTTGAACCAGGTTTGGTAATCTCGCAACGTAACCTGATGTATCCAGAAAACTATTTTGACGGTTTTGACGAAGAGATTACAGACTCGGATTTACTACGTGAGGTTAAGTCAACCTATGTATACTTTCCGCTATTACTTAAAATGTCAACTAAACGCATTAATAACTTCAAACCATTTGTTTTAGCAGGTGTATCTACTGCTATTAACTTGTCTAGTAACGAGAAAAACCCAGACGACAACTCGGCTGGAGATTTTAGAATGGTAAAAAACATGCAGTTTTTTGAGCTTGGTTTTGGTATAGATTTTTACTTAGACCGCTTTAAGTTTACACCTTCTATTAGAGGTGTTTTTGCAATGCAAGACGAACTGGTTAGAGACAAAGATATTAACAGTCCTTGGACAGGTAATATTAGTCAAATGCAAACACGTGGTATTTTTATCAATTTTACGGTTCAATAA